From the Chloroflexus aurantiacus J-10-fl genome, one window contains:
- a CDS encoding response regulator transcription factor — translation MKSTETDRELHILVIEDEPTIAESLRVGLTYEGMRVTVTTEGRSGLQVSEEQEVDLVILDLMLPDIDGMVVCRRLRARSSTLPIIMLTARGEVQERVQGLQLGADDYIVKPFSFDELLARVYAVLRRAGVSRPSTVLRIAGLTLDTETREVTLNGRQLELTPTEFALLELFMRHPRRVFTRETLLSRVWGFTYVGDSNIVEVHMSNLREKIGDHERKLIRTIYGVGYCLRPEDETAVA, via the coding sequence ATGAAATCAACAGAAACTGATCGCGAATTACACATTCTGGTTATCGAAGATGAGCCAACCATCGCCGAATCCCTCCGCGTTGGCTTAACGTATGAAGGTATGCGGGTCACTGTGACAACCGAAGGGCGGAGCGGTTTACAAGTGAGCGAAGAGCAAGAGGTTGATCTGGTCATCCTTGATCTGATGCTCCCCGACATCGACGGCATGGTTGTTTGTCGGCGCCTGCGCGCTCGTTCCAGCACGCTACCCATCATCATGCTGACGGCCCGTGGTGAGGTGCAAGAGCGGGTACAGGGGTTACAATTAGGAGCCGACGATTATATCGTCAAGCCATTTAGCTTCGATGAATTATTAGCCCGCGTCTACGCTGTCTTGCGGCGAGCTGGTGTCAGTCGGCCATCAACCGTGCTGCGGATTGCCGGTCTCACCCTCGACACCGAAACCCGGGAAGTGACGCTTAATGGCCGGCAATTAGAGTTGACCCCCACCGAATTCGCACTCCTTGAGCTATTCATGCGCCATCCCCGTCGGGTATTTACCAGAGAGACCCTGCTCAGTCGGGTATGGGGGTTCACGTATGTCGGCGACTCAAACATCGTTGAAGTACATATGAGCAATCTACGTGAAAAGATAGGTGATCATGAGCGCAAACTCATCCGTACCATCTATGGCGTCGGCTACTGTTTACGGCCTGAAGATGAAACAGCAGTGGCATAG
- a CDS encoding IS701 family transposase, giving the protein MNPPTCDELDYIHVLVAAQHVFSNTEAARCHPGAPTNRPAHDAYTRLLHRCRADGTAVWDEVRPWVSLTTGCLMIDDTTLDKPYSRAMELVTRHWSGKHQRVVVGINLIRMLWTDGNAHLPCDFRIDDNAHDGLTKNDHVRAMVQAAAARGFQPRLLAFASWYASLENLTLVRSLPWQWLTHLNANRLGDPDGSGNRPIRDVPIPAAGTIVHLKGYGFIKVVAIATPAGGSDDWATSDLAMRADQWVEDARYRWRIEAYHRGITQYCGIERAQHRAARAQRNHIGLALRAFLRLAWHRLRTGTSWFEATAAIVREAIRAYLAHPRSTQLSTA; this is encoded by the coding sequence ATGAACCCACCGACATGTGACGAACTGGATTATATCCACGTTCTGGTCGCAGCGCAGCACGTGTTCAGCAATACAGAAGCAGCACGCTGCCATCCGGGAGCGCCCACGAACCGTCCGGCGCATGATGCCTACACGCGTCTGCTGCACCGGTGTCGTGCGGATGGCACTGCCGTGTGGGACGAGGTACGCCCCTGGGTGTCGTTGACCACGGGCTGCTTGATGATCGACGACACGACGCTGGACAAGCCATATAGTCGGGCGATGGAGCTGGTTACCCGCCATTGGTCGGGGAAACATCAGCGGGTGGTGGTAGGTATCAATCTGATCAGGATGCTGTGGACTGATGGGAATGCCCACCTGCCCTGTGACTTCCGTATCGACGACAACGCCCACGATGGGTTGACCAAGAACGACCACGTCCGGGCGATGGTGCAGGCGGCGGCCGCACGCGGGTTTCAGCCTCGCCTGCTTGCCTTCGCCAGCTGGTATGCGAGCCTGGAGAACCTGACGCTGGTGCGCTCGCTGCCCTGGCAGTGGCTGACCCACCTGAACGCCAATCGCCTGGGTGATCCTGATGGGTCGGGCAACCGACCGATCCGGGACGTCCCGATTCCGGCTGCGGGCACCATCGTGCATCTGAAGGGCTATGGCTTCATCAAGGTGGTCGCGATAGCCACCCCAGCCGGTGGCAGTGACGACTGGGCCACGAGCGACCTGGCGATGCGTGCCGACCAGTGGGTGGAGGACGCCCGGTACCGGTGGCGGATCGAAGCGTACCATCGCGGGATCACGCAGTACTGTGGCATTGAACGCGCCCAGCACCGCGCCGCTCGTGCCCAGCGGAATCACATCGGTCTGGCGCTGCGGGCCTTCCTCCGCCTGGCATGGCACCGGTTGCGGACAGGCACGTCGTGGTTTGAGGCCACAGCCGCCATCGTCCGTGAGGCGATACGAGCCTACCTGGCTCATCCACGCTCTACCCAGCTCTCAACTGCGTAA
- a CDS encoding DUF4126 domain-containing protein produces METIIALASSLGLATATGLNAYLPLLTVSVLSRLGLIQLGEPFDLLSHPITMIVLVILAIVDFIGDKVPAVDSVLHIIGLVISPIAGAIVALAASSDIVAIHPAVVAGAAIIAAAGTQSARTSIRPAVTAATGGTANSFVSFLEDALSFVLSLLSIFLPVLAFVIALILAFVAFRFIRGAVRVWREANPRRNGVSRVR; encoded by the coding sequence ATGGAGACAATCATTGCGCTGGCCAGCTCATTGGGTCTGGCAACGGCTACCGGTCTTAATGCGTATCTTCCTCTCCTCACCGTCAGTGTTCTCTCCCGCCTTGGCCTGATTCAATTGGGTGAACCGTTCGATCTGCTCTCACACCCGATCACGATGATTGTGCTGGTGATACTGGCCATTGTCGATTTTATCGGCGACAAAGTCCCGGCGGTTGATAGTGTCCTGCACATTATCGGCCTGGTTATCAGTCCAATTGCCGGCGCAATCGTTGCCCTGGCTGCCTCAAGTGATATTGTCGCTATCCATCCAGCAGTTGTTGCCGGTGCGGCGATCATTGCCGCTGCTGGTACCCAGAGTGCGCGCACCAGTATTCGTCCGGCGGTGACTGCTGCTACCGGAGGGACAGCCAACTCATTTGTGAGCTTTCTGGAAGATGCGCTGTCGTTTGTACTCAGCCTGTTATCGATCTTCTTACCGGTGCTGGCGTTCGTTATTGCCCTGATCCTGGCGTTTGTTGCTTTTCGTTTCATTCGCGGTGCTGTACGCGTCTGGCGCGAAGCAAACCCGCGGCGCAACGGCGTTTCGCGTGTACGGTGA
- a CDS encoding IS5 family transposase, producing MSRHDLTDDQWAVIEPLIPKKPRARGRPRNDDRRTLNGILYVLHTGCAWADLPKEYGSPSTCWRRWHAWSQDGTWERIWRTLLSRLDADSKLEWARAFLDGSFVPAKKGALAEAQRRSAKAPR from the coding sequence ATGAGCAGACATGATCTCACCGACGACCAATGGGCGGTGATCGAACCGCTCATCCCCAAGAAACCACGTGCGCGGGGTCGTCCACGCAACGACGACCGCCGGACACTGAATGGTATTCTGTATGTGCTCCACACAGGCTGTGCGTGGGCAGATCTCCCAAAGGAGTACGGCTCCCCCAGCACCTGCTGGCGACGATGGCACGCGTGGTCGCAGGACGGGACGTGGGAGCGCATCTGGCGCACGCTCCTGAGCCGCCTCGACGCCGACAGCAAGCTGGAATGGGCACGTGCGTTTCTGGACGGCAGCTTCGTTCCAGCGAAAAAAGGGGCACTGGCGGAGGCACAACGAAGGTCGGCAAAGGCTCCAAGGTGA
- a CDS encoding dihydrofolate reductase family protein gives MRKIVVSMFMTLDGVMEAPNQWSFQFGSAEQQKYKYDELFACDALLLGRITYEGFAAAWPNMSGTGDYGVRMNSIPKYVVSTTLQEATWNNSIIIRSNVYDELSTLIGVTQFLPDEVYVRR, from the coding sequence ATGAGAAAAATCGTTGTATCAATGTTCATGACGTTGGACGGTGTTATGGAAGCCCCAAATCAATGGTCTTTCCAGTTTGGGAGTGCAGAACAGCAGAAGTACAAATATGACGAACTCTTTGCTTGCGACGCTCTTCTTTTGGGACGAATAACCTATGAAGGGTTTGCAGCCGCCTGGCCAAACATGTCTGGCACAGGCGATTATGGCGTAAGAATGAACAGCATTCCCAAGTATGTTGTTTCTACAACCCTTCAAGAAGCCACGTGGAATAATTCAATAATCATCAGAAGCAATGTTTATGACGAACTATCAACATTGATAGGAGTTACGCAGTTCCTTCCCGATGAAGTATACGTGAGGCGATAA
- a CDS encoding putative quinol monooxygenase — protein MYGLIGKMRATPGQRDALIAILVEGASSMPGCLSYVVAQDPKDPDAIWITEVWDSPESHKASLSLPSVQDAIACGRPLIAALDEHHETVPVGGHGIGAAA, from the coding sequence ATGTATGGGTTAATCGGCAAGATGCGGGCCACACCAGGACAGCGTGACGCATTGATCGCCATTCTCGTTGAAGGTGCTTCGAGCATGCCGGGCTGCCTGAGTTATGTTGTCGCTCAAGACCCCAAAGATCCTGACGCAATCTGGATCACAGAGGTTTGGGACAGCCCAGAGAGCCACAAGGCGTCACTCTCACTGCCGTCTGTCCAAGATGCCATTGCCTGTGGCAGACCACTGATTGCAGCATTGGACGAGCACCATGAGACTGTTCCAGTTGGCGGTCATGGCATCGGAGCCGCCGCCTAA
- a CDS encoding dihydrofolate reductase family protein, with product MKTLITEFMSLDGVVQAPGAANEDTDGGFRYGGWSVQYFDPVVMGGIFDELASQSDALLQGRRTYQNSAAAWPGRSGDPFAGWINRVQKYVVSNTLTDQDITWHPTTIIRGDDLVKTVADLRAQPGGYIYVYGSAMMVQTLLAADLVDELLLTIEPIVLGGGKTIFPRGGALIPFELVSSARASTGALVCRYVRAR from the coding sequence ATGAAAACACTCATCACAGAATTTATGAGTCTCGACGGCGTGGTACAGGCTCCAGGGGCAGCCAATGAAGACACCGACGGGGGCTTTCGTTACGGTGGATGGTCGGTACAGTATTTCGACCCGGTAGTAATGGGGGGTATCTTCGACGAACTGGCCAGTCAGAGCGATGCACTCTTGCAAGGTCGTCGTACTTACCAGAATTCAGCCGCCGCCTGGCCTGGACGTTCCGGAGACCCTTTTGCTGGCTGGATCAACCGTGTGCAGAAATATGTGGTTTCCAATACGCTCACCGATCAAGACATCACATGGCATCCGACCACGATTATTCGGGGCGATGATCTCGTGAAGACGGTGGCCGATCTCCGTGCGCAGCCGGGTGGCTATATCTACGTTTATGGCAGCGCAATGATGGTTCAGACGTTGCTGGCCGCCGACCTTGTCGATGAGTTGTTGCTTACAATAGAACCGATTGTCCTCGGTGGGGGGAAGACAATTTTCCCCAGGGGCGGAGCGCTGATTCCATTTGAATTGGTATCAAGTGCCAGAGCCAGCACCGGCGCGTTAGTGTGTCGATATGTGCGTGCGCGGTAG
- a CDS encoding nuclear transport factor 2 family protein, with protein sequence MTQQKAELKVVCKEDCGNAPRKAQLRDFYIALARTNIKEVLNYLTDDIVWHLAGETTIKGKQAVAEFLKEMKDSPVSELKIDYIVTHGTDCAATGQATFADGRVVDFGDFYIFAGQAKHKKIKLIKSFIVETKPDSD encoded by the coding sequence ATGACCCAACAGAAGGCAGAGTTGAAGGTAGTTTGCAAAGAAGATTGCGGCAATGCGCCGAGGAAGGCGCAGCTGCGCGATTTTTACATCGCTTTGGCCCGCACAAACATCAAGGAGGTTTTGAATTATCTGACCGATGACATTGTTTGGCACCTGGCTGGCGAGACAACGATTAAGGGAAAGCAAGCTGTTGCGGAGTTCTTGAAGGAGATGAAAGATTCGCCAGTTTCCGAGCTAAAAATAGACTATATCGTCACCCACGGGACCGATTGTGCCGCAACGGGCCAGGCCACTTTTGCTGACGGCAGGGTGGTCGATTTTGGGGATTTTTATATTTTTGCGGGCCAGGCCAAGCACAAAAAGATCAAATTGATTAAATCTTTCATTGTGGAGACTAAACCCGATAGTGATTAG
- a CDS encoding IS5 family transposase — translation MGTCVSGRQLRSSEKRGTGGGTTKVGKGSKVMVVVDGTGVPIGLHVASAHPHERTLAEATLRTIRVPRRRGRPSTRPNEVVADNADDRAALRSDVRRRGITPTMPSRERRNRQRPKRGRPLRTGASYQHRWTVERCFAWMDTYRRLVVRYDRHLHSSRAFCLVAIMLWCVDRILK, via the coding sequence ATGGGCACGTGCGTTTCTGGACGGCAGCTTCGTTCCAGCGAAAAAAGGGGCACTGGCGGAGGCACAACGAAGGTCGGCAAAGGCTCCAAGGTGATGGTCGTGGTAGATGGCACTGGTGTGCCCATCGGCCTGCACGTGGCGAGCGCACACCCGCACGAACGCACCCTGGCTGAAGCGACGTTGCGGACCATTCGGGTGCCACGCCGACGCGGCCGGCCCAGCACGCGACCAAACGAAGTGGTGGCGGATAACGCCGATGACCGTGCAGCGTTGCGCAGCGACGTGCGTCGGCGTGGGATCACACCCACCATGCCATCTCGTGAGCGGCGCAATCGTCAGCGGCCCAAGCGCGGGCGTCCGCTGCGTACCGGCGCAAGCTATCAGCACCGCTGGACGGTCGAGCGGTGCTTCGCGTGGATGGACACGTATCGTCGGTTGGTGGTGCGCTATGATCGTCATCTGCATAGCTCTCGTGCGTTTTGTCTCGTCGCTATCATGTTGTGGTGCGTTGACCGAATTTTGAAATGA
- a CDS encoding VOC family protein, whose translation MTDFKPDSYTTVSPYLIVSDAAATIRFLERVFNGELLRSFPDDQGRLMHAEVRIDDTVVMLADSAPGWPPVPAHVHIYVKDVDATYRQALDEGAVSIQEPVQKGDEDKRGGVKDAGGTTWWIATRVG comes from the coding sequence ATGACTGACTTCAAGCCGGACAGCTACACAACCGTCTCGCCGTATCTGATCGTGTCAGATGCGGCAGCAACAATTCGGTTCCTTGAGCGCGTCTTCAATGGTGAGCTACTGAGGAGCTTCCCAGATGACCAAGGCCGACTAATGCATGCGGAGGTACGGATAGACGATACGGTAGTCATGCTGGCTGACTCTGCACCAGGCTGGCCACCCGTTCCGGCCCATGTGCATATCTATGTCAAGGACGTGGATGCCACTTACAGACAGGCGTTGGATGAAGGTGCAGTTTCCATCCAGGAGCCCGTGCAGAAAGGCGATGAGGACAAGCGTGGCGGGGTCAAAGACGCCGGGGGTACCACTTGGTGGATCGCAACGCGCGTGGGGTAA
- a CDS encoding ABC transporter ATP-binding protein: MSRPFGGRPRPFPVRSRPQTWRQWVQETRKALRNVPAAFRLVWQADRTHTIAMACITLLAAGLPLAQAYMAKQIVDTVVAAVQQGLTALSGLEQTLPWLLGEFGLITLGAVLMQMRTLSEHILNARLSNMVNVMIMQKALLLDLHYFEDAQYYDKLQNARRETNWRAMAMVNTAFSAIQQILTLGSFAASLLWFSPLIALILFGATIPAFLAQTHFSQLRFRLLTWRAPEFRRMQYLEHLLTVDTAAKEVKLFALGLPLLQRHQEQYQRFFTEDAALARRRSLISMVWGVVASAGYYVAYGWIIWQTVAGAITIGGMTFYLTLFRQSQSVVQTLFGNLAQLYEGGLFLGNLFDFLALEPQMRSGRNLPVPPIIRHGIEFRNVSFRYPDREDWALRSINLHIAPGEKIALVGANGAGKTTLIKLLTRLYDPTEGQILLDGVDLRDYDLEQLRQRIGVIFQDFVRYQATARENIGFGQIDDLANEPRIRSAAERGGADEVLRHLPDGYETMLGRWFENGAELSGGQWQKIALGRAFMRDSEILVLDEPTAALDAEREYEIFQRFRDLTAGRIAVLISHRFSTVRMADRIVVLEHGQITEMGTHQELLARDGTYARLFHMQAEGYR; the protein is encoded by the coding sequence ATGTCTCGTCCATTTGGCGGTCGTCCGCGTCCATTCCCTGTCCGATCACGTCCACAAACCTGGCGGCAATGGGTACAAGAGACCCGTAAAGCCTTACGCAATGTTCCCGCAGCCTTCCGCCTGGTCTGGCAGGCTGATCGCACCCATACGATTGCGATGGCATGTATCACGCTGCTGGCCGCAGGGTTGCCACTGGCGCAGGCGTATATGGCTAAACAGATTGTTGATACCGTTGTTGCGGCTGTGCAACAGGGTCTTACCGCGTTGAGTGGCCTTGAGCAAACGTTGCCGTGGTTGTTGGGTGAATTCGGGCTGATTACGCTGGGAGCAGTGCTGATGCAGATGCGAACGCTGAGTGAACACATCTTGAATGCCCGGCTGAGCAATATGGTCAACGTCATGATTATGCAAAAAGCGCTGCTCCTCGATCTGCACTATTTTGAAGATGCTCAGTATTATGACAAGTTGCAAAACGCACGTCGCGAAACCAACTGGCGGGCCATGGCAATGGTGAACACCGCATTCAGCGCCATTCAACAAATATTGACCCTTGGCTCGTTTGCGGCCAGTCTGCTCTGGTTTAGCCCTCTCATAGCGTTGATCTTGTTTGGCGCAACCATTCCGGCCTTTCTCGCTCAGACTCATTTTAGCCAGTTACGGTTTCGCTTACTGACCTGGCGCGCACCAGAATTTCGCCGCATGCAGTACCTTGAACATCTGCTGACCGTTGATACTGCGGCGAAAGAGGTAAAATTGTTCGCACTTGGTTTGCCACTGCTGCAACGCCATCAGGAACAGTATCAACGCTTCTTCACTGAAGATGCAGCTCTGGCCCGCCGCCGTTCGCTGATCAGCATGGTGTGGGGGGTCGTAGCCAGCGCCGGTTATTACGTCGCATACGGATGGATCATCTGGCAAACAGTGGCTGGCGCAATTACCATTGGCGGCATGACCTTCTATTTGACCCTGTTTCGCCAAAGTCAGTCAGTCGTGCAGACCTTGTTCGGCAATCTGGCGCAGCTCTACGAAGGTGGATTGTTTTTGGGAAATCTATTCGATTTTCTGGCGCTGGAGCCACAGATGCGCAGTGGTCGCAATCTCCCGGTACCACCCATCATCCGCCACGGCATTGAGTTCCGTAATGTCAGTTTTCGTTATCCCGACCGGGAAGATTGGGCATTGCGCTCGATCAATCTGCACATTGCACCGGGCGAGAAGATCGCCCTCGTAGGCGCAAATGGGGCCGGCAAGACGACCTTAATCAAGCTGTTGACCCGACTGTACGATCCGACTGAAGGTCAGATTCTGCTCGATGGTGTCGATCTGCGCGATTATGATCTTGAGCAATTACGCCAGCGGATTGGCGTCATTTTTCAAGACTTTGTTCGCTATCAGGCCACTGCGCGCGAGAATATTGGGTTTGGTCAGATTGATGATCTGGCTAACGAACCGCGCATCCGTTCGGCAGCCGAGCGGGGCGGGGCTGATGAAGTGCTGCGTCATTTGCCTGACGGCTACGAGACGATGCTGGGACGCTGGTTTGAAAATGGGGCCGAACTGTCGGGTGGGCAATGGCAGAAGATAGCGCTTGGCCGCGCCTTTATGCGTGATAGCGAAATCCTGGTGCTCGATGAGCCAACGGCTGCGCTCGATGCCGAGCGTGAATACGAAATCTTTCAGCGCTTTCGTGATTTAACTGCCGGACGGATTGCGGTGTTGATTAGCCATCGCTTCTCGACGGTACGGATGGCAGACCGGATTGTGGTGCTCGAACACGGGCAGATCACCGAGATGGGTACCCATCAGGAATTACTGGCCCGTGATGGCACTTACGCACGGCTGTTCCACATGCAGGCAGAGGGCTATCGGTAG
- a CDS encoding MBL fold metallo-hydrolase, with protein sequence MTCCEGVNIYVHAIVHPNGRRLVDTGITELHPAAVMPLQTYPLNEQGFDFASVYIVVNTHLPFDHCGGNHLFAGKPTMSSIESVMTLATRMPAPFASGLIRPPSNTYWATASAHCFPGCGLSQCKTAQMACRR encoded by the coding sequence ATGACCTGCTGTGAAGGAGTGAATATCTATGTACATGCCATTGTTCATCCCAACGGGCGCAGGCTGGTCGATACCGGCATAACAGAACTTCACCCGGCAGCGGTTATGCCTCTCCAAACTTATCCGTTGAACGAGCAGGGTTTTGATTTCGCCAGCGTTTACATCGTTGTCAACACTCATCTGCCCTTCGACCATTGTGGCGGCAATCATCTCTTTGCCGGCAAGCCGACAATGTCCAGCATCGAGAGCGTGATGACACTCGCAACAAGGATGCCTGCACCCTTTGCAAGTGGCTTGATACGCCCGCCATCTAATACGTATTGGGCGACGGCGAGTGCGCACTGCTTCCCGGGCTGTGGCTTGTCCCAGTGCAAGACCGCACAGATGGCATGCAGACGGTGA